GGTTTGGATTATGCTGCCTGGTATGAACATGGCAGCCAGGGTTCCATTTGGTCTCCAGCTGAGACTCATGCACACCATAACTGAGTTATTTAGCTTGTTCCCCCATAGGTCTATATTAATTGCATATCTGTCTGACCTGAAAGTGGAATGCAAACTGAATGGTTTCAGCCTGTCCTCTTTGAAGTAAAACTAATCCAACTAACCTTGACATTCCCATAGAGAcaattccccctctctttctgcgcATTCTGTTCTCACAAAAACTCAGAATATGTGGCATATTTAATTTAGTTATTTTTGGTAATGGTTGTGAAGGAGGAAATGTGTGTAATCATCCCAGTAAGATGTTGCTTTTTCAGCTCAATGGTTTTTAGTTCCTTTTTCAACAGTATAGGATACTGTTCTGTAAACATTGAGTTAGTTGAACTAAAGAAAAACTTGCAGTTTAGTTTGCTAGATTCCAAGCTCTTGATAATTAACACATTAAGTGCCAATTAAGAATAGCCTAGTCATATTCGTTAGCCGTAGTAGAAGCAGTAGCCTGGTTAAATATGACAAACTAAGATGTAAGAGATACAGAAACCTCACAATGCTACTGTGATCGATTAGGTTAATGTCTGACATTTCTTTAGCCTAATGTTCGATTTCACTGCATCAGCGCATGTGTGAGACCGGAGTTGGGGTGGGGAGAGGGACAAGTAAAACGAGTGAGGTGGCATTCATCCGGTTCCTGCTTCTAGCAACACAGCAAAAGATAGATTGTACAACAAGCGTTTGCTCTGTCACTATAGCCTAGCCAACTATTGTGCAGAATGAGATATGCTTGCATCATAGCCAATAGACTACCCTGCGTTTATTCAGACTTCAATAAGCGGCAAGTAGCCTAAAGCCCAGGGCTGAGAGGAAACAGGCTATCGAGAGGCAGGACTACGCTGGAATAAACCCTGCAGTCTCACCCATGCTTCCTCCCGAATAGCCTTCTTCTCCAGCTGTTTTACACTGTCCCCACTACTGTTTTGACGTTATTTATTTTTTCTGCAAAGGAAAGAACCGAACCATGGAACTTCTTTGCTTCGAGGACAAAGTCGTGCTTGCCCAAATTGACCCCAACATTCTCTATGACGACAGAGTATTGCAAAGTCTGCTAACCATAGAAGACAGGTTTCTACCGCAATGTTCGTATTTTAAATGTGTCCAGAAGGACATTCAGCCACATATGAGGCGAATGGTTGCAGGATGGATGCACGAGGTTTGTGAGCGTTTTTAGCCTACATGTGCATTGGTCAGGTATTGTGCTGTTTTCAATGCATTTGTGCATTAGTCAGGTATATTGTTTGAGTGTATATCTCTCACTCTAATAAGTGTGCTGTGTATAGTATGATTTGATTTATCTAAAACAAATGAGCCtacaagggtgtgtgtgttttgtgtaagAATGTTGCATGTTGCACATAGGAGCATGTTCTAATAACTGTAATACGTTTGTCTATTTATTCAGATGGTTTATTAAAGTTTCATAGCATGGTTGTTTTGAGAGCTGACATGTTGCCGAATTTTTACAATTTAATTCACTGAGACATGACCCATGCAGGGCATGTGGTACCTGGGAAGTTCCACCAGGCTAGCTAAAGTCATCACCATACATTTAAGTTCGCTGAATGTCAATAATATTGGATTGTATCGGTTATGGAATCAGTTAAATGAAAGAAGACATTCTAAGCTTCATTTTCATGTTGAATCTATACAATTTGTCCGTTCTAAATAATTATGACAATTtttttgaaaaaaatattttcacTTCTTGCTGCCTCAAAATAGCAAGCACGCACAGGCTACTTTAGTTTTTGCCATTATAAACTTTAATCAAGGACAATTTACTTTCTCAATTTTCGGGAATGGTTTATGAATGGCTTGTGAACATTACGCATAcaattttcctgctgtagctaATTTATTTATATTTGTAATTATTTTTTGAAAATATGACGGACATGGCGAAGTGAGCTGCGTGGGTGTTTGGGCACGACTTCCGCTACAGGCTATAACGAATGAGAGCTCTTTGATATACTTTGATATTTAAGCTTTTAATGCGGATCCACTGAATGAATATCGACAACATTTGGTTTCCCCATCATGCAAATATTGAAATGGGATTTCTGCAGACATGAATGTAAATATTGATAGAGTAATAAAAAATATTAGGcctaatataataatattatcTCCCACCAGGTTTgtgaagaggagaagagtgagGAAGACGTTTTCCCCTTGGCTATTAATTATTTGGACAGATTTTTAGCGGTGGCGCCCACTAGAAAGTGTTATTTGCAACTTCTAGGAGCTGTATGCATGCTCCTTGCAACAAAGTTAAAGGAGAGTCGTCCATTAACTGCAGAAAAGCTGTGCATGTACACAGACAACTCCATCACACCAAGGGAGCTGCTGGTAAGAAACTATTGTTTTCTCTTAATGCATGGAAAAGTATGCAATTAAAACATCATACATTCGTGTATAGCCCAATAATTGTACAATATTAAAGTTTTTGTTTAACCATATTTGGTTAAATATATCAGTGTACAGTTCTGGAGACTGATTCATTCCTTGGCCATACAGTGGGCCTATGCATGCATGAGGAGAGTGCCTGATCAGGTCTGAGCTAAAGTGGCCTGTGTTGCCACCTAGTGGCAGTTATCCAGTTTGTCTTGTGGTAGAAGGATTTCAACATTTCAAACATTGTGGATTAATCATTTGTAGAAAGGAACAGTCGTGCATAAATCCACAAGGGTTATATTAATATCCACTGGCTGAGGAAGTTTATATACATTAGTTTCATAATATCCAACTGTGTTTTCCTGACCACTTTCTGTTAATTGAACGATTGGTCTCTCTTAGGGGACTGTTATTCACAGGTTATTCctgtgaacccccccccccccatggcaTGTCCCACCCATGTTGCTCAAGTGTCCAAATATGAATCACCATAGGAGAGCTATAGGActgtgtcctcttctcctctgctgtcCAGCTGCCGGGGTTACATCATCACACAACCCCTGTGCTCGAGGTTTCCTAGGAAAAAGTGAATGGAAACTTATAGGTAGAGGctggtcccagatgtgtttgtgctgtcttgccaattcCTAAGGTCACAGTAATGCCAACTCATGCTAGACggcacaaacagacctgggaccaggatGGTGAAATTGAGATTCTTTGTCAATGAGCCACTGCTGGTGCATCAGCTGAGAGAGGGGAATTCAGGGGTTTTCTAGCAAGGGCAGCTGTCCAGGAAGTGAGCGCAGCAGTGACAATAGGACAGACCTCCCTGCACATCTTCAGTCAACATTCTCCACGGTCTTACCATAGGTTAATCGTTTGCATGTGTGGCGCTGCGCTGGTAGGGAACACATATAGATTAATGAAGTCCCGCTGTATGGCTGACTCTTGTTCTGGGCTGCCCCTATAATCTGAGAGAGCCGCTCAGAGAGGGGCCTGTCCCTGTCCACGCTAACAGAGGGGTTTCAGTAAACATGGGCGTTCCCTGCCACAGTCTCCATCTCGGGTTGACCCATCATTTCAAAAGAGGAAAccagtcggggggggggggggggggggggtcagctgAATTTATCACATTGGCTGTTTTGTTCCTTTCCTTTTCCCCTTGGGGTGAGGCTGCTTTTAACATGAAAGCTCCCCGCAGCGTGCTAACCAACACGGGTGGTGCAGACCAAAGACGCTAGCTAAGGCTTGTGACAGGAAGGAAGCAACTGTGGCTGTGATGCTGCTGTCTGGCTGGAACCAGTGGCGAGGCTCGACGCGTCACATGAAGAGTAATGGGAGAACCATGCAGAACGAGAGAGAGTGTCAAGGAAAATGTTGCTTTGGTGTTGAATGATATCTCCTCTGAATTGAGACGGACTTGTTGGTATGCATGGTATTTCATGGCAAACAGAAGAGGAACAGGATCAACACACATCCCCTCAATACCCTATAGTGCAACAGAAAAAAACCattaaaagtcccatgatggtagtgactccccattactgcttatcacttaacCATCATTTCACATTTGACTTTTAATAAAgtatttcagttgtgtatattacacTTGTTTTATTTGAGGactattatttcattccaagtcatctcatctctgtagagctgctgcctattgtctgacaaaatcactattttagtagtgcTTCAATGTAAATAAGGCATATTTTTATTACTGCTGAATACAATCAATCTATTTTCAGGTAGATTCCTTGCGAAGCAACAGCTGCTCTCTATATCACCTCATCGTGCATTGATCTCTCTTCCGTAGCAGGCGTAAAATAAACCCAGACCGGACAAGTAGATGCGCAATAGATTATGGTTATTGTAGTTAATTACTTCGCTAAACTAtatagaatattggcctgttggaaacgaCAACaccctactacatcgcacagttcaggCTCAAtatgatttatctctagagaaactggaTGATGTGCccattgagctcacagaaaaagGAGAAAAAACAAATGGCATTCTAATAATTGAATAGACAATTAGTAgtttaaaaaacatttaaaacgTTTAGCACTAATACCCTATAAAGTGTCAGCAGCTTATAAACCCAGCTCATGCATTTGTTGACAGTAAGGCTGAGTAAAGTGGTGAATGCATAATAATGATCCACAAGACATTACaattcttctcatgctttgttttcttccttctctctctgtcctctaggaGTGGGAGTTGGTGGTCCTAGGGAAGTTGAAGTGGAACATGGCGGCAGTCATCCCAAACGACTTTGTGGATCACATCCTGCACAGACTGCCCCTGCCCAAAGATAAGCTATCTGTGGTCCGCAAGCACACACAGACATTCATCGCCCTGTGTGCCACAGGTAATAACAGGAAATTACCTCAGGAGAACTTCTGCTTCCTGATAGGATAGTCTCGCCTTTTTTCTCGTTAACAATCTATCTGACATTGTGACTCATTGTTGATTGCACTCATCTGACCCTCTACTCAGCAGTCTAAGGGCAGGGACCACAAACACACATCCATCCAATGGCTGCTCTCCACGTCTCTTCCCATCACTGGAACGCTGAACGTAGCCTAATGGGGTCATCTTTACATTAGAACGGCTGCTAAAAGCAGATGCAAGCAGTATCGAGAGCACTTTGAGCATATAAGGAATTAATAGTATAGTTAAAGGAGGCTGGGAGAATCCTCTCAGTGCGTGTTGTTTAGGTTAGCCTCTCCCTGTGATGACAGTGGGTGGATGAGTCTCCTCGCCTGCTGTTTGGCTCCccttccaccttctcctctgTGGACTAGGGTACAGCAGCTGtgggtctctcgctctctctcgctctctcaaaacaaacacacacacagaggtcctTCCAGGTTTGATAAGTCAGAACTGGCAGCCAGTGGTCTTCCTTCCTCCCCTAGTCAGACTCTAAGGGTGAATCCCAATGGGTTTGTTTCCTTTATCCTACTGTattgtttaccttttatttaactaggcaagtcagttaagaacaaattcttattcacagtgaccgcctcggaacagtgggttaacttccttgttcaggggcagaacgacagatttttaccttgtcagctcagggattcgatctagcaacctttcgctTACTGCcccaaaactctaaccactaggctacctgccctaccTCCTATGTCCTTGTTCTGATTGAATGGACTGCAGTAATAAGACAGTCTGATCTAGCTGACCTGATCtagctgctgctctctctctctcctatatattACATCTTTCACGTCAGACAATTTTAGAGGGAGGAAATGTAACTTAGGAAAAAAGTCCACTTTGATGTATTGAGATTTACTGCCATGCGTCTCTTTGATCCGATCTGGCCCATAAATCCTTGTTTACTACAATATGGTATTCAAGCCATAGGCTCCTTCAATGAGGTTCATGCCCTGTGGCTGTTTAGTGCCATTTTAGTGTTGCATTTTTTTATTTGGGTGTGTTTCAGCGGTCTCCCCACTATTCATAAGCAGCCCGTTTTATATCACAAGCGCAAAACAGCCACAATAAAAAAAGAGTGCTGTGGTTTAGCAATAATGTAAATGTTTGGGGGTTTATGTGCTGCTCTGAATGTTGTTCTCATGACAGGGGAGCTCTCTGGCCTCTGCACAGCTGGCCTCTTGAAGAGACGAGAGTGGTTGGACTACTCCCTGGGGTTGATCCAAAGCTATCAGTCGCATCCTCTTtctataaagagagagaaggccACAGCACAGAGACCAGGGTCTGTGCTTGGCTGGACTGTGCTTGGGCTAGAGCTGGAGCTAAAGCTAAACCCAGTCCACTTTAGGGATGTTTCCTTTCCTCCAGGCCTGCTTCCTCCCTCCCCCGCCAGCAGGCAGGGCTATTGTCGCTGAGCGCTCTGGGCCTGGTTGATGGAGGACAAGAGGGAGTAGTTTCTGGAACTCATTGCTCACTGAGTAGGAGGATTCCTGCTATGTTTTCCTAATCACAGCTGAGGCAGAGCGAGGGAAAACACACAGGCTCCACCACGGCCATGTTGGACATGTGTTAGACTGTGGGAAAGTTGGGTTAAGCTCTTTAAAAGCTCATATTAAGAGATTATGAAGATGTTTGAACGTCTTTAAATGCTCAGCTACTTCATTTGGACTACATCTTGACTTGATAGTGCGTCTTGTGTTAGTCTGTGGGAAAGTACAGTTCAACTCAGTTCGTAGCTTTATATTGTAGATTATATCCCCTCTAAATGCTTCCTCACTACTCCTTGACTTGAATGTGCAACTATGATTGTGATTTGTCACCCCTTGACTGTTGTGAACTCACTGATGTCCGACAGGTGACTGACGGATCACGTTGTCTCTTATCCTCAGATTTCAGCTTCGCTATGAACCCCCCCTCCATGATCGCTACGGGCAGCGTGGGGGCGGCCATCTGCGGCCTGCAGCTGGACCAATCAGACCAGGCCCTGAGTCGAGACCGTCTGACTGACCTGCTGGCCAAGATCACCAACACAGAGGTGGTAAGTAGTGTCTATAGCCTGATCCCAGGTCTGTTTTTAATGTTTGGCCAATTCCTTGTTATGTCAATGAATGACAAGGCGttagcaagacagcacaaacagatctgataTCAGGCTAGGTAAGTGCTACATGGCAGACATTTTAGGAGCATGGCGGGAAACTTTTGAAGAGATGGTAATATCAGTGTTGGCGAGCGTATAGCACAAAATACTTCATGTGTTCCAACAATGAGCACCGACACCCTCTTTGGCTGCCTGTTAGACTTAGCTATTCACCAACGTTCCTGGGCTTGGAGCACGGAGATCTTCCTGGTAAACAAGAGCGATGCTACAGTATGCCTGCAGTAGTCGCACATTGAAGCTATTTACTTTTCATGGAGTCAGAGCCTGTGGGTCTTGGCTCGGGACCTAGACTGCAGCTATAAAGAGCAGAGGCAAGGGAATGTCTTCTTAGAACCCAGGGCCCACATTCTTGTGGTagaacacaggcaggcaggcagttccTTTGCATGGCTCCCACTTTAACTCTTCTCTTATGCCTAACAGAGGCTCCATCTTTCCAGGCGAAATGGCAGATGAGAAACACACAGATTTCCTAACTCCTTAAGATGACATGCATTGAGAGCTCTCACACCATATATATTAGTGGAGGctagtgggaggagctataggaggacgggctcattgtaatggctggaattaaatgaatggaacggtatcaaacatatggaaaccacattttTGAGTCTGtcccatttattccattccagccattattatagctcctcccaccagcctccactgctgtatgtatgta
This DNA window, taken from Oncorhynchus nerka isolate Pitt River linkage group LG23, Oner_Uvic_2.0, whole genome shotgun sequence, encodes the following:
- the LOC115107053 gene encoding G1/S-specific cyclin-D2-like encodes the protein MELLCFEDKVVLAQIDPNILYDDRVLQSLLTIEDRFLPQCSYFKCVQKDIQPHMRRMVAGWMHEVCEEEKSEEDVFPLAINYLDRFLAVAPTRKCYLQLLGAVCMLLATKLKESRPLTAEKLCMYTDNSITPRELLEWELVVLGKLKWNMAAVIPNDFVDHILHRLPLPKDKLSVVRKHTQTFIALCATDFSFAMNPPSMIATGSVGAAICGLQLDQSDQALSRDRLTDLLAKITNTEVDCLKACQEQIERVLASSLQQEQQQQRQMAQGRPGSKAMEQQDQSRTPTDVSSTPTDVRDVNL